A genomic window from Streptomyces broussonetiae includes:
- a CDS encoding sucrase ferredoxin, with the protein MSRCATVSRSLDEPVSGTAATATTWLLLEQPGPWGVHALTSSHLDPTLGRALERAAEGTGVRVALIRRPGRHADPGTPPLRQVYAAHTVPGNVWLHAATVRNPNRLLDLDLAALGAGDHRSFGAALDGRPHTGGPLALVCTNGKRDRCCALLGRPLAGELDASGVRGVWEVTHLGGHRFSPTVLVLPYGYAYGRAEAHTVEKALHGAQEGRVVVEGCRGCSAWERPGQAAELAVRSAVGEDRAGVLSVVRTDGAAPHWEITVAHADGRLWRVTVAQAAGLPPRPESCGAAVLGTPARMDVTAVRELRPTALAS; encoded by the coding sequence GTGAGTAGGTGCGCGACCGTCTCCCGGAGCCTTGACGAGCCCGTTTCCGGCACGGCGGCCACGGCGACGACGTGGCTGCTGCTGGAACAGCCCGGTCCGTGGGGTGTCCACGCGCTCACTTCGAGCCACCTGGACCCCACGCTGGGCCGTGCCCTGGAGCGGGCCGCCGAGGGAACGGGCGTACGCGTCGCCCTCATCCGGCGTCCCGGGCGCCATGCCGACCCCGGCACGCCGCCACTCCGGCAGGTGTACGCGGCCCACACCGTTCCCGGAAATGTGTGGCTGCATGCCGCCACCGTCCGCAATCCGAACCGACTCCTCGACCTCGACCTCGCCGCCCTCGGCGCGGGCGACCACCGCTCCTTCGGTGCCGCGCTCGACGGCCGACCGCACACGGGCGGCCCGCTCGCGCTCGTGTGCACCAACGGCAAGCGCGACCGCTGCTGCGCCCTGCTGGGCCGTCCGCTCGCCGGCGAGCTGGACGCCTCGGGGGTGCGCGGGGTCTGGGAGGTCACCCATCTGGGTGGACATCGCTTCTCGCCGACGGTGCTCGTCCTGCCGTACGGCTACGCCTATGGCCGCGCCGAGGCGCACACCGTCGAGAAGGCCCTGCACGGCGCCCAGGAGGGGCGTGTGGTGGTCGAGGGGTGCCGGGGGTGTTCCGCCTGGGAGCGGCCCGGACAGGCGGCCGAGCTGGCCGTCCGGTCGGCAGTGGGCGAGGACCGGGCGGGTGTGCTGAGCGTCGTACGGACCGACGGCGCGGCCCCGCACTGGGAGATCACCGTCGCGCACGCCGACGGACGCCTGTGGCGGGTGACGGTGGCGCAGGCCGCGGGACTGCCGCCACGCCCGGAGAGCTGTGGCGCGGCCGTACTGGGCACGCCCGCGCGGATGGATGTGACGGCCGTGCGCGAACTGAGGCCGACCGCGCTGGCGAGCTGA